The following proteins come from a genomic window of Ilumatobacter coccineus YM16-304:
- the rplJ gene encoding 50S ribosomal protein L10: MSEGNAPRPDKVAVVEEVTAKLEAASAVFVTNYRGLTVSQFADLRKPLREAGAEHKVYKNTLVKLAATAAGMEGLHEHLVGPTALTFVSGDVAAAAKALTEQAKATPALVVKGGIMGETIMSADDLKVLADLPPRDVLLAKFAGALQAPLVKTAGLLQAMPRNFAYGLNALIQQQEEAA, encoded by the coding sequence ATGTCAGAAGGAAACGCACCACGCCCCGACAAGGTGGCGGTGGTCGAAGAAGTCACAGCGAAGCTCGAAGCAGCATCCGCAGTGTTCGTGACCAACTACCGAGGCCTGACCGTGAGCCAGTTCGCTGACCTGCGGAAGCCGCTTCGTGAAGCCGGCGCAGAACACAAGGTGTACAAGAACACCCTCGTCAAGCTGGCGGCCACGGCCGCCGGAATGGAAGGGCTTCACGAACACCTCGTCGGCCCGACGGCGCTCACGTTCGTGAGCGGCGACGTCGCCGCCGCAGCGAAGGCGCTCACCGAGCAGGCCAAGGCCACACCGGCACTGGTCGTCAAGGGCGGCATCATGGGTGAAACCATCATGTCGGCCGACGATCTGAAGGTCCTGGCGGATCTCCCGCCCCGCGATGTGTTGCTGGCGAAGTTCGCCGGAGCACTGCAAGCACCCCTGGTCAAGACCGCCGGTCTGCTCCAGGCGATGCCCCGCAACTTCGCATACGGCCTCAACGCCCTCATCCAGCAGCAAGAAGAAGCTGCCTGA
- the rplL gene encoding 50S ribosomal protein L7/L12 encodes MSKDEILDAISALTVIELKELLDAFEEKFDVTAAAPVAVAAAGAPAAGGDAGGGEEQSEFDVILNGAGAQKIQVVKVVKDLLGVGLKDAKDLVDGAPKPLMEKASKEDAEAAKAKLEEVGADVELK; translated from the coding sequence ATGTCCAAGGATGAAATCCTCGACGCAATTTCCGCACTGACCGTGATCGAGCTCAAAGAGCTCCTCGACGCCTTCGAAGAGAAGTTCGACGTCACCGCTGCAGCCCCCGTGGCCGTCGCAGCAGCCGGCGCCCCCGCAGCTGGCGGCGACGCCGGTGGTGGCGAAGAGCAGAGCGAGTTCGACGTGATCCTCAACGGCGCCGGCGCCCAGAAGATCCAGGTCGTCAAGGTCGTCAAGGACCTGCTCGGTGTCGGCCTCAAGGACGCCAAGGACCTCGTCGACGGCGCCCCCAAGCCGCTCATGGAGAAGGCCAGCAAGGAAGATGCAGAGGCCGCCAAGGCCAAGCTCGAAGAGGTCGGCGCAGACGTCGAACTCAAGTGA
- a CDS encoding OmpA family protein — MDDSDEPSDAAADPTAEAAETPTTAAQDTDPADGAEPAGDEPAGDEPAGDEEPAGDEDPADDEDPADDEDPVAADDAGDAGDADEPAESRAVVRGGQIFLEGAVPSVEAGAEIEALAAEVLGAENVFNDYVVDPAAGDPNLGNVTVEDTINFQTDSAVILSESEGLLNQGLALLTIRPSMTITIVGHTDDRGSEATNLVLSQERAGAVKQWFVDRGVDGDRLSTVGAGESEPIADNGTVEGRRLNRRIQFFLENILGDA, encoded by the coding sequence GTGGACGACAGCGACGAGCCCTCCGACGCCGCTGCCGATCCGACCGCCGAGGCCGCCGAAACGCCCACCACGGCAGCGCAAGACACGGACCCCGCAGATGGTGCCGAGCCCGCCGGCGACGAACCTGCCGGCGACGAGCCCGCCGGGGACGAGGAACCGGCCGGAGACGAGGACCCCGCCGACGATGAGGATCCCGCCGACGATGAGGATCCCGTGGCGGCTGACGATGCCGGAGACGCGGGCGACGCCGATGAACCAGCGGAGTCGCGTGCGGTGGTTCGTGGTGGTCAGATCTTCTTGGAGGGTGCGGTGCCGAGTGTGGAGGCTGGTGCGGAGATCGAGGCGTTGGCGGCTGAGGTGTTGGGTGCGGAGAACGTGTTCAACGACTATGTGGTCGACCCGGCAGCGGGCGATCCGAATCTGGGCAATGTGACGGTGGAGGACACGATCAACTTCCAGACCGACAGTGCGGTGATCTTGTCGGAGAGTGAGGGGTTGTTGAACCAGGGGCTGGCGTTGTTGACGATTCGTCCGTCGATGACGATCACGATCGTGGGGCACACCGATGATCGCGGTTCCGAGGCGACCAATCTGGTGTTGTCGCAGGAGCGTGCTGGTGCGGTGAAGCAGTGGTTCGTGGATCGTGGTGTTGATGGGGATCGTTTGTCGACGGTTGGCGCTGGTGAGTCGGAGCCGATTGCCGACAACGGCACGGTGGAGGGTCGTCGGTTGAATCGTCGGATCCAGTTCTTCTTGGAGAACATTCTCGGCGACGCCTGA
- a CDS encoding OmpA family protein: MLVTALAVVAVGVLGFVGFAVMRGSDDAGSADADIVADGALVRQGDGEATDGAADQTAALEVPTSDVPSADDAPASGTDAADATNDESATPSDTATDAPDTATEAPGATDPVADAAATASTADTADESPIDAEADIASDPVIEPDQEPAADTTAPAADTTAPTVDPVEPASDASAAESRAVVRGGQIFLEGAVPSVEAGAEIEALAAEVLGAENVFNDYVVDPAAGDPNLGNVTVEDTINFQTDSAVILSESEGLLNQGLALLTIRPSMTITIVGHTDDRGSEATNLVLSQERADAVKQWFVDRGVDGDRLSTVGAGESEPIADNGTVEGRRLNRRIQFFLENILGDA, encoded by the coding sequence ATGTTGGTCACGGCGCTCGCCGTGGTCGCCGTCGGTGTGCTCGGCTTCGTCGGCTTCGCCGTCATGCGCGGCTCCGACGACGCCGGATCGGCTGACGCCGACATCGTGGCCGACGGCGCACTCGTCCGACAGGGCGACGGCGAAGCGACCGACGGCGCCGCCGACCAGACGGCTGCTCTGGAGGTGCCGACCTCGGACGTACCGAGCGCCGACGACGCGCCGGCGAGCGGCACCGACGCGGCCGACGCAACGAACGACGAGTCCGCAACTCCGTCCGACACGGCGACCGACGCCCCCGACACGGCGACCGAAGCGCCCGGCGCCACCGACCCGGTGGCCGACGCTGCCGCCACGGCGAGCACCGCCGACACCGCCGACGAGTCACCGATCGACGCCGAGGCCGACATCGCGTCCGACCCGGTCATCGAGCCCGACCAGGAACCCGCTGCCGACACCACGGCACCGGCTGCCGACACGACGGCACCGACCGTCGATCCGGTCGAGCCGGCGTCGGACGCCAGCGCGGCGGAGTCGCGTGCGGTGGTTCGTGGTGGTCAGATCTTCTTGGAGGGTGCGGTGCCGAGTGTGGAGGCCGGTGCGGAGATCGAAGCGTTGGCGGCTGAGGTGTTGGGTGCGGAGAACGTGTTCAACGACTATGTGGTCGACCCGGCAGCGGGCGATCCGAATCTGGGCAATGTGACGGTGGAGGACACGATCAACTTCCAGACCGACAGTGCGGTGATCTTGTCGGAGAGTGAGGGGTTGTTGAACCAGGGGCTGGCGTTGTTGACGATTCGTCCGTCGATGACGATCACGATCGTGGGGCACACCGATGATCGCGGTTCCGAGGCGACCAATCTGGTGTTGTCGCAGGAGCGTGCTGATGCGGTGAAGCAGTGGTTCGTGGATCGTGGTGTTGATGGGGATCGTTTGTCGACGGTTGGCGCTGGTGAGTCGGAGCCGATTGCCGACAACGGCACGGTGGAGGGTCGTCGGTTGAATCGTCGAATCCAGTTCTTCTTGGAGAACATCCTCGGCGACGCCTGA
- the rpoB gene encoding DNA-directed RNA polymerase subunit beta translates to MATRLVSRERYSFGNLKEPLELPDLIAIQRESFQHFLDEGLAETFRSISPIKDFSENLQLELEFDPFDPDLRPPPKFTVEECKEKDMTYSAPVFVRARFMNRNTGEIKEQVVFMGDFPMQTDKGTFIVNGTERVVVSQLVRSPGVIFEPGERFRLRNLTKHQLVKGTIHPYRGEWMEFDVEHKPGKDVTAGTRVARKRRLGVFTMLRALGYDEENAPGFLDRFVAHFDFLEGQWEKERETAPTQEEALVEIYKRARPGEPPTVESAKAYFRNAFFESRRYDLSRVGRYKLNRKLGDEVARLDELFGLGGLENAEGEPLLDYPEEGQNVLSRCEVLASISYMLHLVKQEPGYRLDDQDHFANRRIRSVGELIQNQVRIGLSRMERVVRERMTTQDVESITPQTLINIRPVVAAIKEFFGTSQLSQFMDQVNPLSGLTHRRRLSALGPGGLSRERAGFEVRDVHFSHYGRMCPIETPEGPNIGLIGGLSTYARVNEFGFIESPYREVKDGKVTGKIVYMAADEEENYVVAQANTPLAADGSIVAAKTLVRRSPQAASLEDLRKMLEAESFFGATTDIGYVPPEEVDFIDVSPKQIVSVATALIPFLEHDDANRALMGANMQRQAVPLLRAEAPYIGTGIEKRAARDAADLIQAEDDGEVIEVTGDIITVQYKELGKRVYKLNKFTRSNQDTCINQKPRVREGDKLKKTDVIADGPSTDEGELALGKNLLVAFMPWEGYNFEDAIILSERLVKDDVLTSIHIKEHEVDARDTKLGPEEISRDIPNLSDDILADLDDRGIIRVGAEVGPGDVLVGKVTPKGETELTPEERLLRAIFGEKAREVRDTSLKVPHGEVGKVIDVKVFNRDDGDELPPGVNQLVRVYVAQKRKISVGDKLAGRHGNKGVISKILPIEDMPYNSDGQPVDIILNPLGVPSRMNVGQVLESHLGYCARWGWTNPDGTKIGDDPVRGTENKTRPNTKPATFVATPVFDGANWDEKEKSLDHPTIQEILEKLNPESQSGERLVGLNGKMTLFNGRTGEPYDNPITCGYMYILKLAHLVDDKIHARSTGPYSMITQQPLGGKAQFGGQRFGEMEVWALEAYGAAYCLQELLTIKSDDVLGRVRVYESIVKGDNIPEPGVPESFKVLMKEMQALCINVEVLTEDGQEIEMRDLDDEVFRAAEELGIDISRPERGTDEDDARREREKAERAARY, encoded by the coding sequence GTGGCGACTCGTCTCGTGTCTCGTGAACGTTATTCGTTCGGCAACCTCAAGGAGCCGCTCGAGCTCCCTGACCTGATCGCCATCCAGAGGGAGAGCTTCCAGCACTTCCTCGACGAGGGTCTTGCCGAGACCTTCCGGAGCATCAGCCCCATCAAGGACTTCTCCGAGAACCTGCAGCTCGAGCTCGAGTTCGATCCCTTCGACCCCGACCTGCGTCCGCCGCCGAAGTTCACGGTGGAGGAGTGCAAAGAGAAGGACATGACGTACTCCGCTCCGGTGTTCGTTCGTGCGCGGTTCATGAACCGCAACACGGGCGAGATCAAGGAGCAGGTCGTCTTCATGGGCGACTTCCCCATGCAGACCGACAAGGGCACGTTCATCGTCAACGGCACCGAGCGTGTCGTCGTGTCGCAGCTCGTGCGCTCGCCGGGCGTCATCTTCGAGCCGGGTGAGCGTTTCCGTCTCCGTAACCTCACCAAGCACCAGCTCGTCAAGGGCACCATCCACCCGTACCGCGGTGAGTGGATGGAGTTCGACGTCGAGCACAAGCCCGGCAAGGACGTGACTGCCGGAACGCGAGTCGCTCGCAAGCGTCGTCTGGGTGTGTTCACGATGCTTCGTGCGCTCGGCTACGACGAAGAGAACGCTCCGGGCTTCCTCGATCGCTTCGTCGCCCACTTCGACTTCCTCGAAGGCCAGTGGGAGAAGGAGCGCGAGACCGCGCCGACGCAAGAAGAAGCGCTCGTCGAGATCTACAAGCGTGCCCGCCCGGGCGAGCCGCCCACGGTCGAGTCGGCCAAGGCCTACTTCCGCAACGCGTTCTTCGAGAGCCGTCGCTACGACCTCTCCCGCGTCGGCCGCTACAAGCTCAACCGCAAGCTCGGTGACGAAGTCGCCCGCCTCGACGAACTCTTCGGCCTCGGTGGCCTCGAGAACGCCGAAGGCGAGCCGCTCCTCGACTACCCCGAGGAAGGCCAGAACGTGCTGTCGCGTTGCGAGGTCCTCGCATCGATCAGCTACATGCTGCACCTCGTCAAGCAGGAGCCCGGCTACCGCCTCGACGACCAGGACCACTTCGCCAACCGTCGCATCCGCAGCGTCGGCGAACTGATCCAGAACCAGGTCCGCATCGGCCTCAGCCGTATGGAGCGTGTCGTGCGTGAGCGCATGACCACCCAAGACGTTGAGTCGATCACCCCGCAGACGCTCATCAACATCCGCCCGGTCGTGGCCGCGATCAAGGAGTTCTTCGGAACCTCGCAGCTGTCGCAGTTCATGGACCAGGTCAACCCGCTGTCGGGCCTCACGCACCGTCGTCGCCTGTCGGCGCTCGGTCCGGGCGGTCTGTCGCGTGAGCGTGCCGGCTTCGAAGTCCGAGACGTCCACTTCAGCCACTACGGCCGTATGTGCCCGATCGAGACGCCGGAAGGCCCGAACATCGGTCTGATCGGTGGTCTGTCGACCTACGCCCGCGTCAACGAGTTCGGCTTCATCGAGTCGCCGTACCGTGAGGTCAAAGACGGCAAGGTCACCGGCAAGATCGTCTACATGGCCGCCGACGAAGAAGAGAACTACGTCGTGGCCCAGGCCAACACGCCGCTGGCCGCCGACGGCTCGATCGTCGCCGCCAAGACCCTCGTGCGTCGTTCGCCGCAGGCTGCCAGCCTCGAAGACCTTCGCAAGATGCTCGAAGCCGAGAGCTTCTTCGGTGCCACCACCGACATCGGCTACGTGCCGCCGGAGGAAGTCGACTTCATCGACGTCAGCCCGAAGCAGATCGTCTCGGTCGCCACGGCGCTGATTCCGTTCCTCGAGCACGACGACGCGAACCGTGCCCTGATGGGCGCCAACATGCAGCGCCAGGCCGTGCCGTTGCTGCGTGCCGAAGCGCCGTACATCGGTACCGGCATCGAGAAGCGCGCCGCTCGCGACGCTGCCGACCTGATCCAGGCCGAAGACGACGGTGAAGTCATCGAGGTCACCGGTGACATCATCACCGTGCAGTACAAGGAACTCGGCAAGCGCGTCTACAAGCTCAACAAGTTCACTCGCTCCAACCAAGACACCTGCATCAACCAGAAGCCGCGTGTCCGTGAAGGCGACAAGCTGAAGAAGACCGACGTCATCGCCGACGGTCCGTCCACCGACGAAGGCGAGCTCGCGCTCGGCAAGAACCTGCTCGTGGCGTTCATGCCATGGGAGGGCTACAACTTCGAGGACGCGATCATCCTGTCGGAGCGCCTGGTGAAGGATGACGTGCTCACGTCGATCCACATCAAGGAGCACGAGGTCGATGCTCGCGACACGAAGCTCGGTCCCGAAGAGATCAGCCGTGACATCCCGAACCTGAGCGACGACATCCTCGCCGACCTCGACGACCGCGGCATCATCCGCGTCGGCGCCGAAGTCGGCCCGGGCGACGTCCTCGTCGGCAAGGTCACGCCGAAGGGCGAAACCGAGCTCACCCCCGAAGAGCGCCTCCTGCGCGCCATCTTCGGTGAGAAGGCTCGCGAAGTCCGTGACACCAGCCTCAAGGTCCCGCACGGCGAGGTCGGCAAGGTCATCGACGTCAAGGTGTTCAACCGTGACGACGGCGATGAGCTGCCCCCGGGCGTCAACCAGCTCGTGCGTGTGTACGTGGCGCAGAAGCGCAAGATCAGCGTGGGCGACAAGCTCGCCGGTCGCCACGGCAACAAGGGCGTCATCTCCAAGATCCTCCCGATCGAAGACATGCCGTACAACTCCGACGGCCAGCCGGTCGACATCATCCTCAACCCGCTCGGTGTTCCGTCCCGAATGAACGTGGGTCAGGTGCTCGAATCGCACCTCGGCTACTGCGCTCGTTGGGGTTGGACCAACCCCGACGGCACCAAGATCGGTGACGATCCGGTCCGCGGTACCGAGAACAAGACGCGGCCCAACACCAAGCCCGCCACGTTCGTGGCGACGCCGGTGTTCGACGGCGCCAACTGGGACGAGAAGGAGAAGTCGCTCGACCACCCGACGATCCAGGAGATCCTCGAGAAGTTGAACCCGGAGTCGCAGAGCGGCGAACGCCTCGTCGGCCTCAACGGCAAGATGACGCTGTTCAACGGTCGCACCGGCGAGCCGTACGACAACCCGATCACCTGTGGCTACATGTACATCTTGAAGCTGGCGCACCTCGTCGACGACAAGATCCACGCACGTTCCACCGGCCCGTACTCGATGATCACCCAGCAGCCGCTCGGTGGTAAGGCGCAGTTCGGTGGTCAGCGTTTCGGCGAGATGGAAGTGTGGGCCCTCGAGGCCTACGGCGCGGCGTACTGCTTGCAGGAGCTGCTCACCATCAAGTCCGACGACGTCCTCGGCCGTGTCCGGGTGTACGAGTCGATCGTCAAGGGTGACAACATCCCCGAGCCCGGCGTGCCCGAATCGTTCAAGGTCCTCATGAAGGAGATGCAGGCACTCTGCATCAACGTCGAGGTCCTCACCGAAGACGGCCAGGAGATCGAGATGCGCGACCTCGACGACGAGGTGTTCCGCGCTGCCGAAGAACTCGGCATCGACATCTCCCGCCCCGAGCGCGGCACCGACGAAGACGACGCTCGCCGCGAGCGCGAAAAAGCCGAACGGGCCGCTCGCTACTGA
- a CDS encoding DNA-directed RNA polymerase subunit beta' has protein sequence MLDVNMFDQLKIGLATADQIRNWSHGEVKKPETINYRTLRPEKDGLFCEKIFGPTRDWECYCGKYKRVRFKGIICERCGVEVTRSKVRRDRMGHIELAAPAVHIWYLRGTRSWLAYLLAGIEPKEELKAKMLEKVIYFAAHLVSWVDEEGRHEATASLEAEYLEERDVVQKELDLELDERFKQLEADVAEAEKADAKAADLKKLQKEADKEIEAIRERYEMELDLISRTWDEFKSLHARKIIEDELLWREMRDKYGEYFEGGTGAEAIKQLIDRIDFDEEEVKLREAIDPGDSGRKPLSAQRKQKAIKRLKIVTSFNRRDENDRRINDPKAMILDAVPVIPPELRPMVQLDGGRFATSDLNDLYRRVINRNNRLERLLNLGAPEIIVNNEKRMLQEAVDALFDNGRRGRPVTGPGNRPLKSLSDMLKGKQGRFRQNLLGKRVDYSGRSVIVVGPTLKLHQCGLPKLMALELFKPFVMKRLVDLELAQNIKTAKRMVERRRPQVWDVLEDVIKEHPVMLNRAPTLHRLGIQAFEPVLVEGKALQIHPLVCTAFNADFDGDQMAIHVPLSAEAQAEARVLMLSANNILSPASGRPITVPSQDMIIGGYYLTEAIDDAKGAGRVFRHLWEVLRAYDEGELDLHASIEIRPPRVADDHPMSDEERERANAPFTTTPGRALFEEALPDDYPAKFGHIDFLVTKKEMGVMVEHLSDNYPKTVIAQSLDNIKNLCYRFASQSGITVSIDDVRTPKAKRAMLDDYEAQAEKVENQFKRGIITDGERRQQEVRIWTDATADVQAAMEAEFKAQQFNPIDMMVGSGARGNMTQMRQIAGMRGLVANPRGDMIPRPIKSNFREGLETLEYFIATPGARKGLVDTALRTADSGYLTRRLVDVAQELIVREEDCGSTLGVWIESVGEDTANKRAYLETKLYGRALLNDTELANPMEDGRTMLPRNTIVGDEEMAALRDDPNIERLRVRSVLTCDAELGVCAMCYGRSLATGQMIELGEAVGVIAAQSIGEPGTQLTMRTFHTGGVAGKDIAGGLPRVVELFEARTPKGSARLAKATGVLHLREDEGKGIPVVVTDDAGEEHETLLPLGARPIVTDGQEVKAGDPLVDGPFDPKEIMEIKGIRETQLYLVEEVQRVYRDQGVSIHDKHIELIVRQMTRRIGVQEPGDSGFLPGERVDSKRFRDTNRRMVEESGRPAEGRPELMGITKASLATESWLSAASFQETTRVLTEAAIDGRGDDLIGLKENIILGKLIPAGTGMSKYREFGIEAPDYEPMTYYSSEGEEDPAAFLAGLHGSYQGDKAAAGASSEPIG, from the coding sequence ATGCTCGACGTCAACATGTTCGACCAGCTCAAGATCGGGCTGGCCACCGCGGATCAGATCCGCAACTGGTCACACGGTGAAGTGAAGAAGCCGGAAACCATCAACTACCGCACGCTGCGCCCCGAGAAGGACGGCCTGTTCTGCGAGAAGATCTTCGGACCGACTCGCGACTGGGAGTGCTACTGCGGCAAGTACAAGCGCGTCCGCTTCAAGGGCATCATCTGCGAGCGCTGCGGTGTCGAAGTCACCCGCAGCAAGGTCCGCCGTGACCGCATGGGCCACATCGAGCTCGCGGCTCCGGCCGTGCACATCTGGTACCTCCGCGGTACCCGTTCGTGGCTCGCCTACCTCCTCGCCGGCATCGAGCCGAAGGAAGAACTCAAGGCGAAGATGCTCGAGAAGGTCATCTACTTCGCGGCGCACCTCGTCAGCTGGGTCGACGAAGAAGGCCGCCACGAAGCGACCGCCAGCCTCGAAGCCGAGTACCTCGAAGAGCGCGACGTCGTCCAGAAGGAACTCGACCTCGAACTCGACGAGCGCTTCAAGCAGCTCGAAGCCGACGTGGCCGAAGCCGAGAAGGCCGACGCGAAGGCCGCCGATCTCAAGAAGCTCCAGAAGGAAGCCGACAAGGAGATCGAAGCGATCCGCGAGCGCTACGAGATGGAGCTCGACCTCATCTCGCGTACGTGGGACGAGTTCAAGAGCCTGCACGCTCGCAAGATCATCGAAGACGAACTGCTGTGGCGCGAGATGCGCGACAAGTACGGCGAGTACTTCGAAGGTGGCACCGGCGCCGAAGCGATCAAGCAGCTCATCGACCGCATCGACTTCGACGAAGAAGAAGTCAAGCTGCGCGAAGCCATCGACCCGGGCGATTCGGGCCGCAAGCCGCTCAGCGCCCAGCGCAAGCAGAAGGCGATCAAGCGCCTCAAGATCGTCACGTCGTTCAACCGCCGTGACGAGAACGACCGTCGCATCAACGACCCGAAGGCCATGATCCTCGACGCCGTTCCGGTCATCCCGCCGGAACTGCGCCCGATGGTCCAGCTCGACGGTGGACGCTTCGCCACCTCCGACCTCAACGACCTCTACCGTCGTGTGATCAACCGCAACAACCGACTCGAGCGTCTGCTCAACCTCGGTGCGCCGGAGATCATCGTCAACAACGAAAAGCGCATGCTGCAGGAGGCCGTCGACGCACTGTTCGACAACGGTCGCCGTGGTCGCCCCGTGACCGGGCCGGGCAACCGTCCGCTCAAGTCACTGTCCGACATGCTCAAGGGCAAGCAGGGTCGCTTCCGTCAGAACCTCCTCGGCAAGCGCGTCGACTACTCGGGCCGTTCGGTCATCGTGGTCGGCCCGACGCTCAAGCTGCACCAGTGCGGCCTGCCGAAGCTGATGGCGCTCGAGCTGTTCAAGCCGTTCGTCATGAAGCGCCTCGTCGACCTCGAACTCGCGCAGAACATCAAGACCGCGAAGCGCATGGTCGAACGTCGTCGTCCGCAGGTCTGGGACGTGCTCGAAGACGTCATCAAGGAACACCCGGTCATGCTGAACCGTGCGCCCACGCTGCACCGTCTCGGCATCCAGGCATTCGAACCGGTGCTGGTCGAGGGCAAGGCGCTCCAGATCCACCCGCTCGTCTGCACGGCGTTCAACGCTGACTTCGACGGTGACCAGATGGCCATCCACGTGCCGCTGTCGGCCGAGGCTCAGGCCGAGGCCCGCGTGCTGATGCTGTCGGCGAACAACATCTTGTCGCCGGCGTCGGGTCGTCCGATCACCGTGCCGTCGCAGGACATGATCATCGGTGGCTACTACCTCACCGAAGCGATCGACGACGCCAAGGGAGCGGGCCGCGTGTTCCGTCACCTGTGGGAAGTCCTGCGGGCCTACGACGAAGGTGAACTCGATCTGCACGCGTCGATCGAGATCCGACCGCCGCGTGTCGCCGACGACCACCCGATGAGCGACGAAGAGCGCGAGCGCGCGAACGCTCCGTTCACGACCACCCCCGGTCGTGCGCTGTTCGAAGAGGCCCTGCCCGACGACTACCCGGCCAAGTTCGGCCACATCGACTTCCTCGTCACGAAGAAGGAGATGGGTGTCATGGTCGAGCACCTCTCCGACAACTACCCGAAGACGGTCATCGCGCAGTCGCTCGACAACATCAAGAACCTCTGCTACCGGTTCGCGAGCCAGTCGGGCATCACCGTCTCGATCGACGACGTCCGTACGCCGAAGGCGAAGCGGGCCATGCTCGACGACTACGAGGCGCAAGCCGAGAAGGTCGAGAACCAGTTCAAGCGAGGCATCATCACCGACGGCGAGCGTCGTCAGCAGGAGGTCCGCATCTGGACCGACGCAACCGCTGACGTGCAGGCCGCAATGGAAGCCGAGTTCAAGGCCCAGCAGTTCAACCCGATCGACATGATGGTCGGCTCGGGTGCCCGAGGAAACATGACGCAGATGCGTCAGATCGCCGGCATGCGTGGCCTCGTGGCCAACCCTCGTGGTGACATGATCCCTCGTCCGATCAAGTCGAACTTCCGTGAAGGTCTCGAAACCCTCGAGTACTTCATCGCCACGCCGGGTGCTCGTAAGGGCCTCGTCGACACCGCTCTCCGTACCGCTGACTCCGGTTACCTGACCCGCCGTCTCGTCGACGTCGCCCAGGAGCTCATCGTCCGCGAAGAAGACTGCGGCTCGACCCTCGGCGTGTGGATCGAGAGCGTCGGCGAAGACACCGCCAACAAGCGTGCGTACCTCGAGACGAAGCTCTACGGCCGTGCGTTGCTCAACGACACCGAACTCGCCAACCCGATGGAAGACGGCCGCACGATGCTGCCGCGCAACACCATCGTCGGCGACGAGGAGATGGCGGCGCTGCGCGACGACCCGAACATCGAGCGCTTGCGCGTTCGTTCGGTGCTGACGTGCGACGCCGAACTCGGCGTGTGCGCCATGTGCTACGGCCGCTCGCTGGCCACCGGTCAGATGATCGAGCTGGGTGAGGCCGTCGGCGTCATCGCAGCACAGTCGATCGGTGAGCCCGGTACCCAGCTCACGATGCGTACCTTCCACACCGGTGGTGTGGCCGGTAAGGACATCGCCGGCGGTCTGCCCCGCGTCGTCGAACTCTTCGAAGCTCGTACCCCGAAGGGCTCGGCCCGTCTGGCCAAGGCCACCGGCGTGCTGCACCTTCGCGAGGACGAAGGCAAGGGCATTCCCGTTGTCGTCACCGACGACGCCGGCGAAGAGCACGAGACGCTCCTCCCGCTGGGCGCACGCCCGATCGTCACCGACGGTCAAGAGGTCAAGGCCGGCGATCCGCTGGTCGACGGCCCCTTCGACCCGAAGGAGATCATGGAGATCAAGGGCATCCGCGAGACCCAGCTCTACTTGGTGGAGGAAGTCCAGCGTGTGTACCGAGACCAGGGTGTGTCGATCCACGACAAGCACATCGAGCTGATCGTGCGTCAGATGACGCGTCGCATCGGCGTGCAGGAGCCCGGCGATTCCGGCTTCCTGCCCGGCGAGCGGGTCGACTCGAAGCGCTTCCGCGACACCAACCGTCGCATGGTCGAGGAGTCGGGTCGTCCCGCAGAGGGCCGTCCGGAGCTGATGGGTATCACGAAAGCGTCGCTCGCGACCGAGTCGTGGCTGTCGGCTGCATCGTTCCAGGAGACCACCCGTGTGCTCACCGAGGCGGCCATCGACGGCCGTGGCGACGACCTCATCGGTCTCAAGGAGAACATCATCCTCGGCAAGCTGATCCCGGCCGGTACGGGCATGTCGAAGTACCGCGAGTTCGGTATCGAGGCCCCCGACTACGAGCCGATGACGTACTACAGCTCCGAGGGCGAAGAAGACCCCGCTGCGTTCCTGGCCGGCCTGCACGGCTCGTACCAGGGCGACAAGGCGGCGGCCGGAGCTTCCTCCGAGCCGATCGGCTGA